The DNA window TAACCTACCTTTCCAGTAGTAGTTAATTATTTCGGTACCACATCAGAACCGCGGATTCGAGCCTCAAGCTGGGTGTCtttttattgattattttaattatactgTATAAGCGCAATAAAATATATAAGCTTTGTTAAAGGCTAGCAGTTGGGCTGAAATACAGAGACTACGCGTGTCCTCAAGCTGCTAGAAAAAGGTCTGGGAGCTTGGCTGCTTTGATTTCAGAGAAGTATTGGCGTGGCCCTTCGGTTTAGCGGCTTTAATGCCACTCTAACAGGACCACGTCAAACACATCGCTGGCGAAACGTCAGCAGAGTTTTCTCCAAGTTTCCAGTATTGCTTTCTGTTATTAGGTAGCTAATTTCACTGGGAATCCAAAAGAACCTACGGGGGGAAAACACGTGAGGAAGCACTTTTCAGTTTACTGTCTTAAACATAAAACGTCTCAAGGGAAATCTGAAAACGTGTGCGCACAACTGATATTTAGAAGATGAGGAATAGGCCACGTGGGACCGGGCGCCGTGAAAATCACCTGCTATTCCCTGAAAATAACCATGAGAGAAGAAAAACCCCGAACCACAAATCGGAACCATACCAGACCATCCGCAGCCAAGGTTGACGAAGCCAGATCTCTGGAACTAAACATTtgtgagattaaaaaaaaagccgATTTTGGTCTGTATAAATTAATAGGATGCGGCTATTTGTACACACGGTGTTGTACAGGAATCCCATACCGTGCAATCCCTCACCCACCGTTTCATACGCTATGCTTGCTGGAACTGGCTCATCCCGAAAGCTTACTGGATACGCAATTATGAAAGATGGGATGAAACTTTAAAAATCTAATCGATGTTCCGTGTACTGAAATCTAAAGtaaccactagatggcagtatcACTCTACCACAAAGACTAACACGCATCTCAAGTTCGGCTGTTAATAAGCTATGATCAGAGGACTACTCCAGCCAGTGAGACAGAAGTGTAGTTCATTCGCTCATGAAGTACGTTCGCACATGAATCCAATTTATTTATTCTACACTCAATGAAAGATCTTCACGAAATAGATTGAAGATTTACCATCATACAGAATTTGtaaaatttccatccatccatccatccagcccaTCATCCAACCATTTACCCAATACTGGGTGTCTTCTACTCTGGTTTCCTAACACAGTCCAAAAAATATGGTTAAGGAATCTGGCGTTTCTACATTGCCCAGAGTGTGTGGACTGGAATCCCATTCATAGTGCCTCATGGAATGGACTCCAGGTTCTGTAATGGATGAGCGGTATGGCAGAAGCTTGGATGGATGAAATGTTTCAATAACGCACGAGTGTTCTATGCAAAAATTCATGGTCTTAACTCAGCTCTGAGACTGTGTTCGTCGCAAACCGTAACACTGTGGTCTAGGTCTGAATTGCGTGgctaaggtgtgtgtgtgggcagaACCTTCAGAAATGTACTGCCACAGTCAGCGGTACTGGGGTCTGGGTTACAGGGGTCTAAATTGTGTGTGTAAAGCATGTCTGTGGGCAGAGCCGCCACAGACTTACGCCTACCCTCACAGCTCTGGCTTTTCTCCCAACGACGCGTCTAGTGTGCAGCGATTAAAGGGCTGTCGATAATGAACTTCGAATAAGAGATTAAACAAGTCAAACCGTCAAGGCATGACGCCAGCTATGTACCGAAAAACGGTGCTTTTTTCGGCGGCTCCTGGTGCCATTTTGATGAAGTCACGAAGGAAACCGATTCGTTTTCCATGCGAAAATACGCCACAGAAATGAAtacctctacttaaatattttctcttttgtcgtgattttttttcattcgACGCCTTAGTTGGTTGTGAAAGTGCAACGGATCCCCATGGGGCAGCAAGACGGACAAACAGAAAATATTACAGAGTAATTGCACCCGCAGTTTCGGCTTTGATCGCAGACGCTGCAATCCGTTTTGACAACGAAGACCCAGAGCAACTGGTGAATATACTTAATTGTCTTTATAGACGATTAGACATTGTGTATCCGCCTTTGCATATTTGCGGGGATTTTCTCAGAATAAAATTAACGTTATACGGCCGTTTGGAAGCAAAAGAGCACTGAATAAGATGCATATGTGTCCCTGTTTCTTTTTAAGGGTTAACCCGAATCCCACATTCGCTGCTGTGTTTCGAACGACCAGTGAATATAAAGGTGCCAGAGACATAATTTTTTAAAGCAGTGGAAATTAATCATATCCATTAGATATGCTATTTCATCGATATTTGTACAAGTTTTGTCTGTCACTCTACTGTCGTCCGATCCCGGTGTGggaaataaaaagaaacattgCATTTTTTCTTGTAAATAACGATTAAGAGATATTTGACATATGTATGTATCGTTATATTGCAAATTCAGACCGTGGCCTGCGTTAAAGTCGCTTTACACGGGAAGTGGCAAATGATGCGATAGATAGTGGTGGGAATCCGAGATGTAGATAAGGACTTATAATTCCGCATTGTCTGCAAGAATGTAACCAAAAGCACGGATGATGGATGCGGGTGGCCGCTGCCTTTCCAGCCCCTGTCATTATTTCGCCGGATTTACGCAGCCGTGATATTTCGCCTAACCAGTTAAACCCGTTTCTGTCACTGATCCCTGAAGGTTGTGACGAAATCTGGGTAGTGGTTGCGAACGTCTTTGCTATGAGTGTCACAATTACGGTGTTTTCTTTTTACAACGGCCGACATGTCAGTCGTACAATACAATGTAATACAAAGATGCTCCCCTCAAAATGCACCTTTATGCATTCGTCTATTTTTTAACGAGGAGTCAATAGACGGAGACAGTGCATCACGCGACAGCACCTACCATTAGTTTTGTAGGCCGTAAATGGTAAAGAATAACATCTAAAACACACTACCATATATTTCCCAACACCACAGTCGTTTTCCATTATTGTTTCTTCTGGTAACCAGTGTGTGCTGCATTCCTCCACTTTCATATTGCAGTTTAAAGCGTACGCAATCGTTTTGCGTAGTGCTCGGTTTAGCGCCCTGCTTATGCTGTTATaatatttgctgtattttttgtgtAGTTGTGCCCTATTGCATGCTGCAAAATGGAAAGGTTTGTCTAACCGGGCTGAGCATAAATCATAAGTAACAAACAGTTGTATGTCGGCAGCGGGAAAATGCTGTTGGCCTCCGCAGTGGTGGTGTGGGAATGGCTAAACGAACACGGCCGCTGGCGACCCTACAGCCCCGCCGTGTGCCACCACATCGAGGCGGTGATGCGGAGCGACCCTCGCACCGGCAGCGTCGTCTTGGGCCAAGTGGACACCCGCCTCTCGCCTTACATCATAGACCTCCACTCCATGCACCAGTTCAGGCAAGACACAGGTAAGTCAGCAGTGCCGTTGCCGCTTGCTTGTTTGGTTAATCTCCTGACAGCTCTGCAAGATTCTAATCTCTCTGAGAAAGATAGCATTAAAGGAGTATTAAACAGCTAAAGATAACGGTCTTTTCAAGGGTTCTGATTATCTAATATAAACAAACAGTTTGCTACAGTTTTAGAGGAGGAGTGCATTGTTGGGTTTTTTAAAACCTGAGGAATTTCAGTGTGGCAGACGGGAGATTTTAAAAGGCTGTTTGTCATGTTAAGGGATGAAAGATCGAGTGACACGATGCATATGGGGGCCTGTGGCATGTTTTCATACTCAGTCGCAGTCTCATTTGGCCAGAGTTAGGTGGCTTTCCACAGATCACATGATCGATCATGTGACATGATGCACAAAGGAGCCTCTGGTATGTTTATACAGTGGCTGTGCCCCAATTCAGGGGCTTCAtccttctaaggctgcattAGAAGACTTAATGCGTCACAGCAGTGTGATAAGGCCGTCCCGTTTCAAAGTCTCATTCTAATGTGGTCAAGAAATGTGTCCATCTTTTGCAGAGTCACAAAGAACCTACACGATGGATCCTTTCCAGCCCAACATATTCCAAGATTTATTGCTCTGATTTTTGAATTGACACAGCCTGCAAAGGCTACGTAGTCATCATATGATACGATGCACATGGGATCCTCTGGCATGTTTACACACACAGTTCTACAGGGTGTCTATAAAGTCTCTTTACAgtttcaaaaatgtattacaaaggCAATTGATGAGATATCTTCATCAGATTTGTTATATGTACTCAGTGGTTATCaaaatttttaatcacattgaAAACGAAGGTATGGGACATcactaatctaaagcagaggaTCACTGATGCCATTGCCACCATTGATGAGGGTATGTTACAGCGAACATGGCGACATCACTAATCTAATGCAGAGGATCACTGATGCCATTGTCACCATTGATGAGGGTATGCTACAGCGAACATGGCAAGGAATCGAGTACCGTCTTGATGTGCTTCGTGCAACTAATGGTGCCCATATAGAGGTGTATTAAATGAGGCAaagaaaacttaaatatatatatatgtctcattttgtaataatttccaCATATCTGTCTTTTCATTTGCCTTTGTAATAATTTTTTGAAATTGTAAAGAGACTTTATGGACACCCTGTATTTGGCCAGAGTTAGGTGGCTTCCCACAGATCCCCTGATAGATCACATGATACGATGCACATGGGAGCCTCTGGCATGTTTACACACACAGTTCTGTTTGGCTGGAGTTAGGTGGCTTCCCACAGCTGATGCTGCTGAGTTCATGTTGATGAGAGCCAACTGGACAAGGTCCAAGGATCATAAAAATAGGGGCTGTAATGTTAGGTCAGGGATCCTGGATTGGTCCATATGGCTCTTGCAGGAGTGGCTGTAGGACACAGGTTGATTGAAGGCTTCCTCCCCAGCGGTGACTGTACCCTCGGGGCCCAGACTGCGCCCCACAGAATGAAACCCCTTCGTATTTCTGCCGTAAGACCTTAGGCTGTCTTTGTAGCAAGAGTGATTTCTAGCTAAATCTCAGGCTTTGGCTGAGCTAGATGGAGTTACAATAGCATTTAAATGACTGTCAGATGCCTGTTGTATTATAATATCTATAATGTATTGCTAATTTGTGGTCATTGCTCAGTGTCTCAGATTTGAGAATGATTCAGCTAGCATGCTGTATTACAAACAGCTAATTGGCTGTGTCCATGCAACATGGGAAAGATCTGATGGATCATGCTATGTTGCCCTTCACTATGCTGCCCTTCACTACGTTGCTGTTCACTATACTGCCTTTCACTATGCTACCCTTCACTATGCTGCATGAGTATCACCTTTTGATTACAGTTTCTCCAGCCATGTAGGGGCACATACCCAGACTCAACATACAAAGCCTGACCGTCGGTGGGGTCAAAGTGCAAAGCTTGAGGGGACAGGGAGAGTCAATCTCTGTCCACTCCGGATTTTTGGGTTCATGCAGATGAGGTGTGGAGGAAAGGCTTTTCCAAGGAATTCTGCAGAGGGAAAAAAGTACAGAGAGGGTAGGAGGCCAGCtagggagcaggagaggaggAGACCCTGTGAGGGAAACAGAAGGCCCTCTGGGCTCAGTATGTCAGacgaggtggtgggggggggggaggatctTCATGGCAAGTTTCGCACACAAGCTGAAAATTACAGTGAAAGAGCAGAACGTGGGACTCTATCCCAGAAAGCAATGCTGAGGAGAATGTAGGTCCAGCTGTGCTGCCCCATACATACTCTGTTCTGTCAGAATGTTTGTGATCACCTTATCTATACTGTATTGTATTAACCATCTCTCTCTGCAGTGTTAATGTTCAGCAGTCTTCAGTCACTGTATCTAAACTGTATTAACCCCCTCTCTCAGTACAATGTTAATGTGCAGTAGTGTTCAGTCACTGTAtctgtattgtactgtattaacCCTCCCTTCAGCTGTGTTCAGTCCCTGTACCCACACTGTACTACAGCACCCAGTATAAGTACACCTGTCCCCCGCAGGCACCCTGCGCCCCGTGCGCCGCAGCTTCTATGACCCCGCCTCTGCTCCAGGCCAGGGCTGGCTCTGGGAGTGGGAGAACGACTCGGGCTCCTGGACAGCCTACGACACGGAGGTGGGCATCGCCATCCAGGCGGCGCGGGACCGCCAACAGCCCTGGCTTGACTTGGCGCCACTCGGCTTCTGTTACCTCATCGACTTCCAGAGCATGACCCAGATCAACCGGCAGACGAACCGGCGACGGCGCATCCAGAGGCGCTCGGACTTGGCCTACCCGTTGGTGTCCGGGCCGTTACCCAAGGCCTGGGGGGCAAGCTCCCCTGGGGTCGGTGCCTCGGCCGGCGGGCTCGTCGGCGTGGGAGCGACGGCAGTGAGTGGGAGCAGCGGGGCAGCCTTCGCTGGTGGCTCCCTGTCCGTGTCTTCCCTCAGCAGCCTGAGCCAGCCCTGTGCCTGCCCACAGTGCATGCTGGTCCTAAGCGTTAAGGCCAGTGCCATGGCGCATACGCTGGGCCGGCGACCAGCGCAACCCAAGCCCCCAAGCCCGAAACTGACCCTGGGGGGCCGCATGGCTACCTCCTCGGCCTCCCCTAACCCCATCTCCTACTCGcacacactgccacatcccCTGTCCCTGAGCCGCTCACTCTCGGCACACAGGAGCCCTACCACTTATGCCCAGTCGCTCTCCCTGCTGGGCCCTGCACCCCCTCTCCTGTCTCTGTCCTCCGCCCGAACCCCACCTCCCCCTCTCCCATCGCTGCCCCCGCcgctgctccctcccagccaccCGCACCAGCCGCCgctccccccaccacctcccccACCGCCCATCTCGTCTGCACCGCCTGCATCGAACCCCTCATCCTCCACCAACAGTGTCACCACCCCCTTGCTCCCCAGTGCCTCCCTCATCCCCACGGCAACAGCATCATCCCTCTCCTCTTTGCCAGCTGGCCCCCCTCCTGCCCAGAGGCCCACAGCCTCCTCTGCCTCTTGTACCGCACCGCTGCCCGCCCGCTCCAGCCTGGCGGGTCTCAGCCGGCCCACCCTGCACCGCATCGCCATGGCGCAGTCCCGTGCCCTCATCGCCTCCGGGTAAGTGGCTTCCCTGACGCCGTCACCATAGTAACAGTGCCGCCTTCCTGCTGAGGCTCATGTTGCCATAGCAACCAATGCTGTTGTTGCTGTAGTGATAAGGTTGCCTAGTGTAATAAGAAACGCTGAGTCATGTCTCTTAAAATGTATCATTGATCAGCACACCTGTTCCTCATTCCTCATTCACTCCCCAGTCGTCGGGGTGTCATGCTCCTGTGTGTCTTCACAGTGCTCTGTGCGCATTCTTCATTTCTGCCGTCAAGCTGTTGCAATCTTGTATGGGCAGGATGATTGTACAGTATCAGGTACTGTTGGTTTAACTAAACTGAATGTTGGTAAACAGGATTAAAGAAAGAGAGATACTTGTCATGTGTGTGATATAACATTACATTTGAACAAGTTTGGATTTTAAATTGCGTGTCGTAATATAGATGCCCCACGGAGCAGTGAAAGGAGACAAAAAGCTGTTGCGGAATGTTAACCTGATATGTTACTCTGTGCCATGGGAGTAATTAGCAAGGTGTGATGTGAATGCCATGCTGATGACCATGGTATGCTGCATTTGTGAACTTAAAATCAGTCTTCCGCTCGAGTTCCATGGAGCACTGGGGTGGCGTCAAAAAGAGTCAGTAGTGCCCCCCATCTCTTTGAACACCCTTGGCTGCCttacaccgccccccccccccccataaactGCCCTCTCCCCGGTTCCCAGGCCTCTTTTTTTCCCGGGGGCCTTTTTGCACATTATGTGCACAGGCCTCGTCTCCATGGCAACCTTTGACCAGCTTTTGGAGCCTGCTCACATTAGCGGCACAAAGCAGCCTTCCTGCACAGAGCGGCATGCAGGGGTAGGGGGCCCTCTGCGGGGCGGTGGCTGTTGTCAGGGCCTTTCTGAATCCATCTCCAGGCATGTGTGAGAGTGCCGGAGCCTTGGgagctggatgggggggggagtcgGGCTCCTGTGAGGTCGCTGGGCCCGAGCCATACAGGCAGCCATCCGAATAAACACAGAGGCCAAGACCAAGGGAGCATCTGGGTGCCACAAGGCGAGGCTAGGAGCAGCAgctaggggtgtgtgtgtgtctgtctgtgtgtgtgtgtgtgcgcgtttgtctgtctgtgtgtgtgtgtgtgcgcgtttgtctgtctgtgtgtgtgtgcgtctgtctgtctgtctgtatgtgtgtgtgtgtgtctatatgtgtgtgtgtgtgtctgtctgtatgtgtgtgtgtgcgcctctgtgtgtgtctgtctgtgtgtgtgtgtgtgtgtgtgcgcgtttgtctgtctgtgtgtgtgtgtgcgtgtgtctgtctctgtatgtgtgtgtctatatgtgtgtgtgtgtgtctgtctgtatgtgtgtgtgtgcgcctctgtgtgtgtctgtctgtgtgtgtgtgtgtgtgtgcgcatttgtctgtctgtgtgtgtgtgcgtgtgtctgtctgtctgtatgtgtgtgtgtgtgtctatatgtgtgtgtgtgtgtctgtctgtatgtgtgtgcgcctctgtgtgtgtctgtctgtgtgtgtgcagatgcctgtgtgtgtgtgtgtctgtatgtgtgtctgtctgtatgtgtgtgtgtgtgtctgtctgtatgtgtgtgtgtgtctgtctgtatgtgtgtgtgtctgtatgtgtgtgtgtctgtatgtgtgtgtgtgtgtctgtatgtgtgtgtgtgtgtgtgtctatatgtgtgtgtgtgtgtctgtctgtatgtgtgtgtgtgcgcctctgtgtgtgtctgtctgtgtgtgtgcagatgcctctgtgtgtgtgtgtctgtctgtatgtgtgcgtgtgtctgtatgtgtgtgtctgtctgtatgtgtgtgtgtctgtatgtgtgtgtgtctgtatgtgtgtgtgtctgtatgtgtgtctgtctgtatgtgtgtgtgtgtctgtatgtgtgtgtgtgtgtgtgtctgtctgtatgtgtgtgtgtgtctatatgtgtgtgtgtgtgtgtgtctgtctgtatgtgtgtgtgtgcgcctctgtgtgtgtctgtctgtgtgtgtgcagatgcctctgtgtgtgtgtgtctgtctgtatgtgtgcgtgtgtctgtatgtgtgtgtctgtctgtatgtgtgtgtgtctgtatgtgtgtgtgtgtgcacgtgcctctgtgtgtgtctgtctgtctgtatgtgtgtgtctgtctgtatgtgtgtgtgtctgtatgtgtgtctgtctgtatgtgtgtgtgtgtctgtatgtgtgtgtgtgtctatatgtgtgtgtgtgtgtgtgtctgtctgtatgtgtgtgtgtctgtatgtgtgtctgtctgtatgtgtgtgtgtgtgcacgtgcctctgtgtatgtgtgtctgtctgtatgtgtgtgcacgtgcctctgtgtgtgtgtgtctgtctgtatgtgtgtctgtctgtatgtgtgtgtgtgtgcacgtgcctctgtgtgtgtgtgtctgtctgtgtgtgtgcatgtgtgcgcgcgcgcctctgtgtgtctgtctgtatgtgtgtgtgtgtctgtatgtgtgtgtgtctgtctgtatgtgtgcgtgtgtgtgtctgtatgtgtgtgtgtctgtatgtgtgtgtgtctgtatgtgtgtctgtctgtatgtgtgtgtctgtctgtatgtgtgtctgtctgtatgtgtgtgtgtgtctgtatgtgtgtgtgtgtgtgcgcctctgtgtgtgtctgtctgtgtgtgtgtgtctgtatgtgtgtctgtctgtatgtgtgtgtgtgtgtctgtctgtgtgtgtgcagatgcctctgtgtgtctgtctgtatgtgtgtgtgtgtctgtctgtatgtgtgcgtgtgtctgtctgtatgtgtgtgtgtctgtatgtgtgtctgtctgtatgtgtgtgtgtgtgtgtgtgtgcacgtgcctctgtgtgtgtgtgtctgtctgtatgtgtgtgtgtctgtatgtgtgtctgtctgtgtgtgtgtgtgtgcgcgcgcgcctctgtgtgtctgtctgtatgtgtgtgtgtctgtctgtatgtgtgtgtgtctgtctgtatgtgtgtgtgtctgtctgtatgtgggtgtgtctgcatgtgtgtgtgtgtgcatgcgcctctgtgtgtgtgtgtgtctgtatgtgtgtgtttgtgcctctgtgtatgtgtggtaCATTGTAGGGAGCATTTTTTTCGCAAGAGGAAACTCAGTGTTATAAAAATCTGAGGCTGCAATCAGAAAACGAAAAATGCCGaaagtctcgtatttagtttggttactgatggttaaggttagtgctgggttggggttaagggtggcatattgggattagagttttccccatagaaatcaatggagagtccccacaaagataattacaaacctgtgtgtgtgtgtgtatgcaccaTGTGAAGGACCAGCATCCCACCCAGCGTGTGACCGAGGCTTGTTCTCTATGCTCCATGCCTCTCCTGATCATAAGTAgctagatgatggatggatgtaaacaTTGACAGACTTCACAAGGCAGCAGGAGGGACTGCATGTGTGGGAGTGCAGAGCAGTGAGATGGAGGGGAGAAATGCAGGATGTGTGCAACCAGCTGGAAAAGGGCTCAGCAACAAGCCACTCAGAAAAGAGGCTTTTCTGGCGAGCCTGCTTcctgccactagggggcagagTCTGACCATTTGAGGCCACACTTAATATATCTGGTAAACATAGCTGCTCAGGGGCCTAGCTGACCTGTTACAGGTGCCCCTTTTTCCTGCTAGTTGCTTGCTGCACtcatttgtgttttctggttcaATTCTCTTTCATGGTGTGCATGCCAGTGATGGGTCCGCTGTCATGAGTcaagcaaaaatattttaatgatatTTGCATCATTTGAGGGCAAGTCagttaaaataaattttcagTTTTAGATTTGCATATTTAGAGTACAGgtgggggtacctgtgtgtgtgtgtttgtgtgcgtatgtgtgtctgtatgtatgtgtgtgagcggATTAAGATTCTCAGGTCAATAGCAAGCCATATGGGACTGCAGCCTTTTACCCTGATGTATCACAGGTCAGGAGTCTCTCTCAGGAGAGCACTAAAATGTCCAACCTTGTGCAGCAGAGATTCTGCACATTCCTGAAGTTCATTCAAAGCCAGTTAGAGAATAACGGTGCCACTGAAATATCAGCTAATTTCCGCGCAGTCCTCTGCATGCTGAAATGGACTTCTACCCAGAAAGCACACGCTGGAGACTCTGCATGCCGTGTCCATGGTA is part of the Paramormyrops kingsleyae isolate MSU_618 chromosome 25, PKINGS_0.4, whole genome shotgun sequence genome and encodes:
- the LOC111839126 gene encoding E3 ubiquitin-protein ligase DTX4-like translates to MLLASAVVVWEWLNEHGRWRPYSPAVCHHIEAVMRSDPRTGSVVLGQVDTRLSPYIIDLHSMHQFRQDTGTLRPVRRSFYDPASAPGQGWLWEWENDSGSWTAYDTEVGIAIQAARDRQQPWLDLAPLGFCYLIDFQSMTQINRQTNRRRRIQRRSDLAYPLVSGPLPKAWGASSPGVGASAGGLVGVGATAVSGSSGAAFAGGSLSVSSLSSLSQPCACPQCMLVLSVKASAMAHTLGRRPAQPKPPSPKLTLGGRMATSSASPNPISYSHTLPHPLSLSRSLSAHRSPTTYAQSLSLLGPAPPLLSLSSARTPPPPLPSLPPPLLPPSHPHQPPLPPPPPPPPISSAPPASNPSSSTNSVTTPLLPSASLIPTATASSLSSLPAGPPPAQRPTASSASCTAPLPARSSLAGLSRPTLHRIAMAQSRALIASGVPTVPVKNLNGSSPVHPALAGITGILMSAAGLPVCLTRPPKLVLHPPPVSKSDIKPIPGLGHCCRKTSKKQARKSRTPEEVVKKYLQKVRNPPEEDCTICMEPLGGPSGYKGPGVGGVSRGESVGRLAQCGHQYHLQCLVAMYNNGNRDGSLQCPTCKTIYGVKTGSQPPGKMEYHVIPHSLPGHPDCRTIRIIYTIPPGIQGPEHPNPGKPFTARGFPRHCYLPDSEKGRKVLRLLLVAWDRRLLFSVGTSSTTGESDTVIWNEIHHKTEFGSNLTGHGYPDPGHLDNVLEELRAQGITEEDSLPHD